The Stratiformator vulcanicus genome has a segment encoding these proteins:
- a CDS encoding SOS response-associated peptidase: MCGRINLRTSNQDLSKLFTEFEQLQFPDIEPRYNIAPSQPVLAVREIGQTLSADFLKWGFRPPWWKPKQPQPINAKAESIESGRYWTGSFRHHRCLIPVSGFYEWKASEDGKQPFQIGLESGEPFCLGGLWNRWEAEDGSSSETFAVITVPPNDLMKSIHNRMPLIIGKGDFGMWLAEESDGNELSGLLKPYESDALTAYAVSTVVNNPRNDSRECIEPVASN, translated from the coding sequence ATGTGTGGCCGAATCAATTTGCGGACGAGCAATCAAGACCTTTCAAAGCTCTTCACCGAATTCGAGCAACTTCAATTTCCTGATATCGAACCGCGATATAACATCGCGCCATCGCAGCCGGTGCTGGCCGTGCGGGAGATCGGGCAAACCCTATCGGCCGACTTTCTGAAATGGGGGTTCCGGCCTCCGTGGTGGAAGCCGAAGCAACCGCAACCGATTAACGCCAAAGCGGAGTCGATTGAATCGGGGCGGTACTGGACCGGCAGCTTTCGACATCATCGCTGCCTGATTCCCGTCAGCGGTTTCTATGAATGGAAGGCGAGCGAAGACGGGAAGCAGCCGTTCCAAATCGGACTTGAGTCGGGTGAGCCGTTTTGTCTCGGGGGGCTGTGGAATCGCTGGGAAGCCGAAGACGGTTCATCCTCGGAAACTTTTGCCGTCATCACCGTCCCGCCGAACGATTTGATGAAGTCGATTCACAACCGGATGCCGCTGATTATCGGGAAGGGTGACTTCGGCATGTGGCTTGCCGAGGAATCGGACGGGAACGAGCTGTCGGGATTGCTCAAGCCATACGAGAGTGATGCATTAACAGCTTACGCGGTTTCGACGGTCGTAAATAATCCTCGGAACGATAGCCGCGAATGTATTGAGCCGGTCGCGTCAAATTAG
- a CDS encoding FAD-dependent oxidoreductase, producing MAGRNANAPRILIVGGVAGGASAATRARRCNESAEIVIFEKGPYVSFANCGLPYHVGGEIEDRDKLLVATPELFQQRFNIDVRVEHEVLSIDRENRSIKVRGPHGESNEPYDRLILSPGAEPIVPPFAKGTFKNVFNLWTMPDMDAILSRLGKAAPKRAVVVGAGFVGLEVVEQLQRRGLDVSLVEKSPHVLPPLDVEMARIVERELRDHEVDLHTGNGIAGLRSNDGIASAAVLDDETNLEADLFILSIGVRPRTKLAADAGLEIGEARGIRVNESMQTSDPNIYAVGDAVEYEHGVLHRPARVPLAGPANRAGRIAGEHAATGRSSAMASVMGTAVVRVFEKTVALTGISETMAKREHKRVRSAIIRATNHAGYFPGAEPLVLKLIYEEGFGRILGAQCVGGEGVDKRIDVIATAMHFGATVEDLAGLDLAYAPPFGSAKDPVHMAAFVAANDLDARPPLLPPGTVLDGYQVVDVRTASEIETLPLKGAVHIPIDELRERANEIDPKRPTVVVCHSAKRAHVGAMLLCGLGFQDVRNLTGGMSIRSLVEPVGESTT from the coding sequence ATGGCGGGACGAAACGCGAATGCACCACGAATTCTAATCGTCGGCGGAGTGGCCGGAGGGGCGAGCGCCGCAACTCGCGCCCGTCGATGTAACGAGTCGGCCGAAATCGTGATCTTTGAGAAAGGCCCTTACGTCTCGTTCGCCAATTGTGGGCTGCCCTATCACGTGGGGGGCGAAATCGAAGACCGCGACAAATTGCTCGTTGCAACGCCGGAGTTATTTCAGCAACGCTTCAACATCGATGTCCGGGTCGAACACGAAGTGCTTTCGATCGATCGCGAAAATCGATCGATTAAGGTCCGAGGCCCACACGGTGAATCGAACGAGCCATACGATCGCTTAATCCTTTCGCCCGGCGCGGAGCCGATCGTCCCCCCCTTTGCCAAAGGGACATTCAAGAACGTCTTCAATCTTTGGACGATGCCTGACATGGACGCGATCCTGTCGCGGCTCGGGAAGGCCGCACCAAAACGGGCCGTGGTCGTCGGTGCTGGCTTCGTTGGTTTGGAAGTCGTCGAGCAATTGCAACGGCGCGGACTCGACGTGTCGCTCGTTGAAAAGTCTCCGCACGTGCTGCCGCCGCTTGACGTTGAGATGGCCCGAATCGTCGAGCGAGAACTGCGGGATCACGAGGTCGACCTCCATACGGGCAACGGGATTGCGGGCCTGAGGAGCAATGACGGCATCGCCTCCGCGGCGGTGCTGGATGATGAAACAAATCTGGAGGCCGACCTGTTCATCCTCTCGATCGGCGTTCGCCCGAGGACCAAACTTGCCGCTGATGCCGGGCTTGAAATTGGAGAGGCCAGGGGAATCAGAGTCAATGAGTCGATGCAAACGTCCGACCCGAATATTTACGCCGTCGGCGACGCCGTGGAGTACGAGCACGGCGTACTCCATCGGCCGGCCCGCGTTCCACTGGCCGGCCCGGCGAATCGAGCCGGTCGCATCGCGGGCGAACATGCCGCGACCGGAAGATCGTCGGCCATGGCATCGGTAATGGGCACAGCCGTTGTTCGCGTCTTCGAAAAGACGGTCGCCCTGACCGGAATCTCAGAAACGATGGCGAAACGCGAACACAAACGCGTCCGCTCGGCCATCATCCGAGCGACCAATCACGCGGGCTACTTCCCCGGGGCGGAGCCGCTGGTGCTGAAGTTGATTTATGAAGAAGGCTTCGGCCGAATCCTCGGCGCACAATGCGTCGGCGGTGAGGGCGTCGACAAGAGGATCGACGTGATCGCCACGGCAATGCACTTCGGGGCGACGGTCGAAGATCTCGCCGGGCTCGACCTCGCCTACGCCCCACCGTTTGGTAGCGCAAAAGACCCCGTTCACATGGCCGCGTTTGTCGCCGCCAACGACCTGGATGCACGCCCGCCGCTGTTGCCACCCGGCACCGTGTTGGACGGCTATCAGGTTGTCGATGTCCGCACCGCTTCAGAAATCGAAACACTTCCACTTAAGGGAGCCGTTCATATCCCGATCGATGAGTTGCGAGAACGGGCCAACGAAATTGACCCGAAGCGTCCGACCGTCGTCGTCTGTCACTCGGCGAAGCGGGCTCACGTCGGAGCAATGCTGCTCTGCGGCCTCGGCTTTCAGGACGTTCGCAATTTGACCGGCGGAATGTCCATTCGCTCGCTGGTGGAACCCGTCGGTGAATCGACCACGTAG
- a CDS encoding rhodanese-like domain-containing protein, with product MSVSSISPQELHDRAKNDPSIELIDVRTPAEYREVHATMARNVPLDGLKPEDLTGEHSEDQPLYFICRSGSRGSKACEAMASSGFDNAVNVEGGTLAWESADLPVVRGQKTMSLERQVRIAAGSLVVLGAVLALAVHPYFVGLSAFVGAGLVFAGITDTCGMGMLISKMPWNQVSANASEDSIDNSPVDQPAET from the coding sequence ATGTCCGTTTCATCCATTAGCCCGCAGGAACTCCACGACCGCGCGAAAAACGATCCGTCGATCGAATTGATCGACGTTCGTACGCCGGCCGAATACCGCGAGGTCCATGCGACCATGGCCCGTAACGTCCCGCTCGACGGCCTTAAACCGGAGGATCTCACCGGCGAGCACTCCGAAGATCAGCCGCTTTATTTCATTTGCCGCTCCGGTAGCCGCGGCAGCAAGGCGTGCGAAGCAATGGCTTCATCTGGCTTTGACAATGCCGTCAACGTCGAGGGCGGGACTCTCGCGTGGGAATCGGCCGACCTGCCGGTTGTTCGCGGCCAAAAGACAATGTCACTCGAACGGCAGGTCCGGATCGCCGCAGGCAGCCTCGTCGTTTTGGGAGCCGTCCTCGCCTTAGCCGTTCACCCCTACTTTGTGGGATTGAGTGCGTTCGTAGGAGCTGGGCTCGTATTCGCTGGTATCACTGACACCTGCGGTATGGGGATGCTGATCTCGAAGATGCCGTGGAATCAGGTCTCGGCCAACGCGTCGGAAGATTCGATCGACAATTCACCGGTTGATCAGCCCGCGGAAACTTAA
- a CDS encoding ArsR/SmtB family transcription factor, protein MHSQTNRTRTSESLLDLDTLKQAAECLKTVAHPHRLRVIQMLLRGRYTVGELAAACEIPSHMASEHLRLMQRSGLLKSERDGRKTYYEVAEPHLADLMACIEGRFG, encoded by the coding sequence ATGCATTCACAGACCAATCGAACCCGCACCAGTGAGTCCCTGCTCGATCTCGACACGCTCAAGCAAGCCGCTGAGTGTCTCAAGACCGTCGCGCATCCGCATCGGCTACGAGTCATTCAAATGCTGCTGCGAGGTCGGTACACGGTCGGCGAACTCGCCGCCGCCTGCGAAATCCCGAGTCACATGGCATCGGAACACCTGCGATTGATGCAGCGGAGTGGGCTGCTCAAAAGCGAGCGGGACGGTCGGAAGACCTATTACGAAGTGGCCGAACCACACTTGGCTGATTTAATGGCCTGCATCGAGGGCCGATTCGGTTGA
- a CDS encoding DUF1559 domain-containing protein, with translation MPRPTAPRGFTLIELLVVIAIIAILIALLLPAVQQAREAARRTQCKNNVKQLGLALHNYESAHGVFPPSSTSDIGDGVWRYPTATGPTDPSIHLHSWASLLLPYLEAANLYNSVNYEISALDPANQDVASQVLPFYRCPSFSGGDFTNETLYTSVVGFDQFAIRNYAGMGAVTVASLGSAGTAEGVLFPASNTKFRDITDGTSNTVVIAETRDQNGSVWIDGSTATLTARFADVSGTNPFLGGLTTAINHNPFFPQSGAQNPGNALMIPIEQEWGPSSFHVGGAHHLLCDGSVHFLSENLDIVVYDNLVNKSDGQVVGEF, from the coding sequence ATGCCCCGCCCCACAGCTCCCCGCGGATTTACGCTCATCGAACTATTGGTTGTGATTGCGATCATCGCCATCCTGATCGCGCTGCTGCTGCCCGCCGTGCAGCAAGCCCGCGAGGCGGCTCGGCGGACGCAATGCAAAAATAACGTCAAACAACTCGGGCTCGCGCTGCACAATTACGAAAGTGCTCACGGCGTCTTTCCACCGAGCAGCACCAGCGATATCGGCGACGGCGTGTGGCGCTATCCGACGGCAACCGGACCGACCGATCCTTCGATTCACCTGCATAGCTGGGCGAGCCTGCTGCTGCCGTATCTTGAGGCAGCCAATCTTTACAACAGCGTGAACTACGAGATTTCCGCGCTTGATCCGGCCAATCAGGACGTCGCCTCGCAGGTGCTTCCGTTCTATCGGTGCCCGAGTTTTTCGGGTGGTGACTTCACCAATGAAACGCTCTACACCTCGGTCGTCGGATTCGATCAATTTGCGATTCGGAACTACGCGGGCATGGGGGCAGTGACTGTCGCCAGTCTCGGGTCTGCCGGTACCGCTGAGGGGGTCTTGTTTCCGGCCAGTAACACGAAATTTCGCGACATCACCGACGGTACTTCGAACACGGTCGTGATTGCGGAGACCCGCGACCAGAACGGTTCTGTCTGGATCGACGGCTCGACCGCCACGCTCACAGCGAGGTTCGCGGACGTGTCCGGAACGAATCCCTTCCTCGGTGGATTGACGACCGCGATCAACCACAATCCGTTCTTCCCGCAGAGCGGAGCGCAAAATCCCGGCAACGCACTCATGATTCCCATCGAGCAAGAATGGGGCCCGTCCAGCTTTCACGTCGGCGGAGCACACCACCTGCTGTGCGACGGTTCGGTCCACTTCCTGAGCGAAAACCTCGACATCGTCGTGTACGACAATTTGGTCAACAAATCAGACGGCCAGGTCGTCGGAGAGTTTTAG
- a CDS encoding type II toxin-antitoxin system RelE/ParE family toxin — MKWQVTWTAPAQRELAEIWSAARDRQRLTEAVDRFDRSAEQDPRVDTDRYGNQERIAFAGPLAIVFRIIDEESAVHVIDVFRYPG, encoded by the coding sequence GTGAAGTGGCAGGTCACGTGGACCGCACCGGCCCAACGCGAGTTGGCCGAGATTTGGTCAGCCGCGAGAGATCGCCAGAGGCTGACCGAAGCGGTCGACCGCTTCGATCGATCTGCAGAGCAAGATCCGCGAGTCGATACGGATCGCTACGGAAACCAAGAACGGATCGCGTTCGCCGGGCCACTCGCAATCGTATTCCGGATTATTGATGAAGAATCCGCCGTTCACGTAATCGATGTCTTTCGCTACCCCGGTTGA